CGTTCAACAGGCCATGGCGTCCTTCAAGCAGTCGCGCCCCGGCCGAGCCCCGCTGGAATTCCGCATCGGCGTGAACCTCGGTGACATCGTCTTCGAAGGTGACGACATCTTCGGCGACGGCGTCAATGTGGCGGCACGCCTGGAGGGACGGGCGCCGGCCGGCGGCGTGCTGATTTCCGATTCGATTCATGCGCAGGTCAAGGGCAAGGTCGGCGTCAGCTTCGAAGACGCAGGCGCTTTCACTCTCAAGAACATCGAGACGCCGGTCCGGGCTTGGCGTTGGACGGGCGACGGCACCGCCACGGAGGAACAAGCAGCGGCCGGCCCGCACACCCTTCCCTCCATCGCGGTCCTGCCCTTCGCCATCATGTCCGGCGACCCGGAGCAGGAGTACTTCGCCGACGGACTGGTGGAGGACATCATAACGACTCTTTCCAAGCTGGCAGGGCTGCGCGTGATCGCGCGCAATTCGACCTTCGTCTACAAGGGTCAGGCCGTCGACATCCGTACAGTGGCCAAGCAACTCGGCGTGCACTACGTCCTCGAGGGCAGCGTGCGCCGGGCCGGCGGGCGCATCCGCATCACGGCGCAGCTCATCGATGCCGAGGGTTCGCATGTCTGGGCCGAGCGCTATGACAGGGCTATCGACGATATCTTCGCCGTTCAGGACGAAATCACCCTGGTCCTTGCGACCGAGATGCAGGTCAAGCTGACGGAGGGCGAGCAGGCGCGGCTGCGCTACACCACGACCGGCAATGTGGAGGCCTGGAGTTTCTGGGTCCAGGGTCTCCATCACTATCGCCAGTCGGTCACAAAAGAGAGCCTGGGCGCCGCGCTCTCTTGCTGGACCAAGGCGCTGGCGCTCGACGCCACCTCGTCCTCGCTTAATGCGATGATCAGCCTGGTGCACTACGCCGACGCCCGCTTTGGTTGGTGGGAGGACCGGGAAACGGCGCATGAGAAAGCCATGAGCTATGCCGAGCGCGCACTGGACCTCGACCCGGAGAACCCAGACGCCAATGTGACGGCGGGCCTCGCCTTGCTGCAGGCCGGGCGCCACGAAGAGGCCGCGGCAAAAGCACGGCGGGCGGCGCAACTCGCGCCGGGTTCGGCCGACGCGGCGAGCTTCGGCTGCTTCATTCTTGCTTTTGCGGGATTCCCCGATGAAGCGGTCACCCATGGCGAGCGCGCATTGACGCTGAGTCCGAACTATCCCGCCTCCTATCTGGGGCACCTCGGCAACGCCTATCGGCTCGCCGGGAGAACCGAGGAAGCCATCGCCGCCTTCAAGGCCTACCACGCGCGGGTTCCCGGCTTTGGCTTGGTCGACCTCGTGCTCGTCTATCAGCAGTCCGGCCGGCCGGAAGAAGCAGCGCGCAAAGCCGAACAGCTCCTCACCCTTCGCAAAGGCTTCACGATCGCCAA
The sequence above is drawn from the Pelagibius sp. CAU 1746 genome and encodes:
- a CDS encoding adenylate/guanylate cyclase domain-containing protein encodes the protein MGEPRTQRRLAAILAADIAGYSRLMGADEAGTLAAMSTVWSEHFNPAVAIHHGRIVKMMGDGALVEFASAVEAVDCALAVQQAMASFKQSRPGRAPLEFRIGVNLGDIVFEGDDIFGDGVNVAARLEGRAPAGGVLISDSIHAQVKGKVGVSFEDAGAFTLKNIETPVRAWRWTGDGTATEEQAAAGPHTLPSIAVLPFAIMSGDPEQEYFADGLVEDIITTLSKLAGLRVIARNSTFVYKGQAVDIRTVAKQLGVHYVLEGSVRRAGGRIRITAQLIDAEGSHVWAERYDRAIDDIFAVQDEITLVLATEMQVKLTEGEQARLRYTTTGNVEAWSFWVQGLHHYRQSVTKESLGAALSCWTKALALDATSSSLNAMISLVHYADARFGWWEDRETAHEKAMSYAERALDLDPENPDANVTAGLALLQAGRHEEAAAKARRAAQLAPGSADAASFGCFILAFAGFPDEAVTHGERALTLSPNYPASYLGHLGNAYRLAGRTEEAIAAFKAYHARVPGFGLVDLVLVYQQSGRPEEAARKAEQLLTLRKGFTIANWASTQYRADKQGLQADIEALRAAGLPMS